A window of the Desulfobacula toluolica Tol2 genome harbors these coding sequences:
- a CDS encoding ATP-binding protein, whose amino-acid sequence MFNRDILNNLSSWKDKKDRKPLVLRGARQVGKTTAINLFSEQFNQYLYLNLEIKTERDIFEQNRSIEELVQAIFFYKNQQNRKGSVLIFIDEIQNCPSAVSYLRYFYESFPDLYVIAAGSLLETLIDTHISFPVGRVEYLVMRPLSFKEFLNALSETASLDILNKTIPVPDFAHDKLMKLFNTYAIIGGMPEIVQKYSDHKDIIALNSIFDSLIVSYLDDVEKYARNSTMANVIRHAISNAFYEAGNRIKFQGFGNSNYKSREMSEALKVLEKAMLIYLVYPSSSVSPPLQPNTKKSPRIQVLDTGMLNFFGGFQKDLFGANGIDTVYQGKIAEHIVGQELLAAETSPLFKLQFWNREKKQSNAEVDFLIQYKNLLIPIEVKSAVTGRLRSLHQFIDRAPHKYAVRIYSGKLETNRISTLNGNDCTLLNIPFYLTGSINDYIDWMISNDKAIQQSK is encoded by the coding sequence ATGTTCAATCGGGATATTTTAAATAATTTATCAAGCTGGAAAGACAAAAAGGATCGAAAACCACTGGTCTTGAGAGGTGCACGGCAAGTGGGAAAAACGACAGCTATCAACCTTTTTTCAGAACAATTTAATCAATATCTGTATCTAAATCTTGAAATTAAAACCGAGCGGGATATCTTTGAGCAGAACCGTTCCATTGAAGAGTTGGTTCAGGCAATATTCTTTTATAAAAATCAGCAAAACCGTAAAGGCAGTGTTTTAATATTCATAGATGAAATTCAGAACTGCCCATCTGCTGTTTCCTATCTCAGATATTTTTATGAATCTTTTCCAGATCTGTACGTTATCGCAGCCGGATCTCTTTTAGAAACACTTATTGATACTCATATCAGTTTCCCGGTTGGCAGAGTAGAATATCTTGTGATGAGGCCATTAAGCTTTAAAGAGTTTCTAAATGCATTATCAGAAACGGCCAGCCTGGACATTCTTAATAAAACAATCCCTGTACCTGATTTCGCACATGACAAATTGATGAAATTATTCAATACATACGCAATAATCGGGGGCATGCCGGAAATCGTTCAAAAATATTCCGACCACAAAGACATCATTGCACTCAACAGCATATTTGACAGTTTAATCGTCTCTTACCTTGATGACGTCGAAAAATACGCCCGAAACAGCACAATGGCAAACGTTATTCGCCATGCTATTTCAAATGCATTCTATGAAGCAGGCAACAGGATTAAATTCCAGGGTTTTGGCAATTCCAACTACAAATCAAGAGAAATGAGTGAAGCATTAAAAGTTTTGGAAAAAGCGATGTTAATTTACCTTGTGTACCCCTCTTCCTCTGTTTCACCCCCTTTGCAGCCAAATACAAAAAAATCGCCAAGAATCCAAGTTCTTGACACCGGAATGCTAAACTTTTTTGGTGGATTTCAAAAAGATTTGTTTGGAGCCAATGGCATTGATACTGTCTATCAGGGTAAGATAGCAGAACATATTGTCGGGCAGGAACTTCTCGCTGCTGAAACATCACCTTTATTCAAACTGCAATTCTGGAACCGGGAAAAAAAGCAATCCAATGCCGAAGTCGATTTCCTGATTCAATATAAAAATCTGCTGATACCCATTGAGGTAAAATCTGCTGTAACCGGACGACTCAGGTCCCTTCATCAGTTCATAGACCGGGCACCTCACAAATATGCTGTAAGGATTTATTCCGGGAAATTGGAAACAAATCGAATTTCGACGTTGAACGGAAACGATTGCACGCTGCTAAACATTCCGTTTTATTTAACCGGATCCATTAACGATTACATCGACTGGATGATATCCAATGACAAGGCGATTCAACAATCCAAATGA
- a CDS encoding amino acid permease → MSVSISPKKNGSLGTFAGVFTPSILTILGIILFRRMGYVLGEAGLAKTLIIMCLANSISVLTSFSLAAIATNLKVKGGGDYYLISRTLGLEFGGAIGIVLFLAQSVSIAFYCIGFGEAISGMGIFADIAFLPQMIAATALLLLFVLAWTGADWATKFQYAVMAILVLALISFFIGGFQKWDTNLLWASRINETDNTGFWILFAIFFPAVTGFTQGVSMSGDLKDPGKSLPLGTFLAVALSVLIYLAVAVVYSASSPLATLASNYNIMKDTAQWGIFIDAGVISATLSSAMASFLGAPRILQSLARDKIFAFLNPFALGAGAFDNPRRGVLLSLCIALGTIAMGQLDLIAKVVSMFFLISYGLLNYATYFEAATQSPSFRPRFRWYHRNLSLAGFLICLGVMLAIDWKTGVAAVAILFAIYQYLKRTSGPSRWADSQRSYHLQQIRKNLLATQEDIEHPREWRPFILVLSGSSDHRLPLLWFASLVEGGSGLTTAVNMVVSQGIISFKVKDELTLQLQQDLLNVDSRAFGLFVSAPDVETGLDILIQSYGIGPVKANTILINWNEKNEKSEKNFRNMYFPDYKQQVQKALRDGCNVVFFDGRQIKELLEYPDQEDEIRIDVWWRGDDTSNLLLLLAYLVTRNEKWESASIRLLAVNYSSDSPENQDALSKRLDEIRINALPVIVTGVTSTIIKEKSKDAHLVFIPFIMKQKQPVCFTGDLFETILPDIKVAAMAMAAKTMQLDAEPEEGKVKELADLYDQLMHAEKRAQAAEKRALDLAREAAGIMESIDLTSHDNTEEIVKKINESIKIRKKAASAGEKAFREKAKLEQALKNATEQGVKTDRLPSGENNDS, encoded by the coding sequence ATGTCCGTCAGTATTTCTCCTAAAAAAAACGGGTCTTTGGGTACATTTGCAGGTGTTTTCACCCCCAGCATTCTGACCATTCTCGGCATCATCCTCTTTAGGAGGATGGGATATGTCCTTGGCGAAGCCGGTCTTGCAAAGACTTTGATCATCATGTGTCTTGCAAATTCCATTTCCGTACTCACAAGTTTTTCCCTGGCTGCCATTGCCACTAACCTGAAGGTCAAGGGAGGCGGTGATTATTACCTGATTTCCCGAACTCTGGGCCTTGAATTCGGCGGGGCCATAGGCATAGTACTGTTTTTGGCGCAGTCAGTATCCATTGCTTTTTATTGTATCGGATTTGGTGAAGCCATTTCCGGTATGGGGATTTTTGCCGACATTGCGTTTTTACCCCAGATGATTGCCGCAACCGCACTGTTGCTGCTGTTTGTCCTGGCCTGGACAGGGGCGGACTGGGCCACGAAATTTCAATACGCAGTAATGGCTATCCTGGTATTGGCACTGATTTCATTTTTTATCGGCGGGTTTCAAAAATGGGACACAAACCTTTTATGGGCAAGCCGGATAAATGAAACTGATAACACAGGGTTCTGGATTTTGTTTGCAATTTTTTTTCCGGCAGTAACCGGCTTTACCCAGGGGGTCAGCATGTCAGGAGATCTTAAAGATCCAGGAAAAAGCCTGCCCCTTGGAACATTTCTGGCGGTTGCCTTGTCTGTTCTGATTTATCTGGCGGTTGCAGTTGTTTATTCAGCATCCAGCCCCCTTGCGACATTGGCATCAAATTACAATATCATGAAAGATACTGCCCAATGGGGAATTTTTATTGATGCAGGTGTCATATCAGCCACGCTTTCGTCTGCAATGGCATCCTTTTTGGGTGCCCCCAGAATTCTTCAGTCACTTGCCAGGGATAAAATTTTTGCTTTTTTAAATCCCTTTGCCCTGGGTGCAGGGGCTTTTGACAACCCCAGACGAGGCGTTTTGCTGTCCTTGTGCATTGCCCTTGGAACCATTGCAATGGGACAGCTTGATCTGATTGCAAAAGTTGTTTCCATGTTTTTTTTGATTTCATACGGTCTGCTCAACTATGCCACCTATTTTGAGGCTGCCACCCAAAGTCCGTCTTTTCGTCCCCGTTTCCGATGGTATCATAGAAATCTGAGCCTGGCAGGATTTTTGATATGCCTGGGAGTCATGCTGGCCATTGACTGGAAAACAGGGGTTGCGGCAGTGGCCATTCTTTTTGCCATCTATCAATATTTGAAAAGAACTTCCGGTCCGTCCCGGTGGGCAGACAGTCAACGGTCCTATCACCTTCAGCAGATACGAAAAAACCTGCTGGCCACCCAGGAAGACATAGAGCATCCAAGAGAGTGGCGGCCCTTTATTCTGGTTTTGTCCGGCAGCAGCGACCATCGCTTGCCCCTGCTTTGGTTTGCCTCTCTTGTCGAAGGAGGCAGCGGCCTGACCACTGCCGTAAATATGGTTGTCAGCCAAGGCATCATATCCTTCAAGGTAAAAGACGAATTGACTCTTCAATTGCAACAGGATTTGCTGAATGTTGACTCCAGGGCCTTTGGACTTTTTGTCTCAGCACCGGATGTTGAAACCGGCCTTGATATCCTGATCCAGTCCTATGGTATCGGGCCTGTCAAAGCCAACACCATTTTGATCAACTGGAACGAAAAGAACGAAAAAAGCGAAAAAAATTTCCGGAATATGTATTTTCCCGATTATAAACAACAGGTTCAAAAGGCTCTCAGAGACGGCTGTAATGTGGTTTTCTTCGATGGCCGGCAAATAAAAGAACTTTTAGAGTATCCTGACCAGGAAGATGAGATCCGTATTGATGTCTGGTGGAGAGGGGATGATACCAGTAACCTGCTACTCCTTCTGGCCTATCTTGTGACTCGAAACGAAAAATGGGAATCAGCCAGCATCCGTCTGCTGGCCGTGAATTATTCTTCAGACTCTCCGGAAAACCAGGATGCTTTATCCAAAAGGCTGGATGAAATCAGGATTAATGCTCTTCCGGTTATTGTCACAGGTGTTACCTCAACGATAATCAAGGAAAAATCAAAGGATGCTCACCTGGTTTTTATTCCTTTCATCATGAAGCAAAAACAGCCGGTATGCTTCACCGGAGATCTGTTTGAAACGATTTTGCCGGATATAAAGGTTGCGGCCATGGCCATGGCTGCAAAAACCATGCAGCTTGATGCTGAGCCGGAAGAAGGCAAGGTAAAAGAGCTTGCTGATCTTTATGATCAGCTGATGCATGCTGAAAAAAGAGCGCAAGCAGCTGAAAAAAGAGCCTTGGACCTGGCCCGGGAAGCCGCCGGCATAATGGAATCAATTGATTTGACATCCCATGATAATACCGAAGAGATCGTCAAAAAAATAAATGAATCCATCAAAATAAGAAAAAAAGCAGCAAGTGCCGGAGAAAAGGCGTTCAGGGAAAAAGCAAAACTGGAGCAAGCCTTGAAAAACGCAACGGAACAAGGGGTTAAAACCGACAGACTTCCCTCGGGAGAGAATAATGATAGTTGA
- a CDS encoding ATP-binding response regulator — translation MNNSAINSIKKSVKDIFFQPRVLVVDDEVRIQKACQRLLTEEGCDVEVADDGVQGLEMIEKKHFDIILLDLMMPGISGLEVLTDVKSRHPDTVVIVVTGYATLEHSIETMKKGAFDFLSKPFSPDELRAVISKAIEFLRTLQDIATEKSRMRVMINTLSDGVLTTDNQKRIALANPAFLKAIGCRRTKVIGHNVSEFITDPRLLEMIDQAINQPEGTFAEITDEISMPFSTGKDDIIIGARCIPFRDRLNRNLGSVTLLHDITALKKVNQLKSNFVSMVAHEIKSPLNSILMQLKVILDGLAGDLTDKQKEILQRSSERIKSLTKLSSELLDLSKIESGLINQEREELDLVELIKDQVAGYQDTVDAESTQLTVKETKNQIHMLGNRTNIEEVVSNLISNAIRYSPNGGKITVWADENSDGVVIKVSDTGLGIPEQDLGNIFDRFFRVKNKETRYINGTGLGLAIVKSIVEAHHGTIEVQSRKGEGTCFSVYFPKPEYKI, via the coding sequence ATGAATAATTCAGCTATAAATTCCATAAAAAAGAGCGTAAAAGATATTTTTTTTCAGCCACGGGTGTTGGTCGTGGACGATGAAGTGCGTATTCAAAAAGCCTGTCAAAGATTACTGACGGAAGAAGGATGTGATGTTGAAGTTGCGGATGATGGTGTTCAAGGTCTTGAAATGATTGAAAAAAAGCATTTTGATATCATTTTGCTGGACCTGATGATGCCCGGGATCTCCGGTCTGGAAGTTTTAACAGACGTCAAATCCCGTCATCCTGATACGGTTGTGATTGTAGTGACCGGTTATGCAACACTTGAACATTCAATTGAGACAATGAAAAAAGGAGCTTTTGATTTTTTATCAAAACCATTTTCACCCGATGAATTGCGGGCTGTTATCAGTAAGGCCATTGAATTTTTGAGGACACTTCAGGATATCGCAACTGAAAAATCCAGGATGCGGGTGATGATCAACACCTTGAGCGATGGGGTGTTGACAACGGATAACCAGAAACGGATTGCTTTGGCAAATCCGGCATTCTTAAAAGCAATCGGCTGCAGAAGGACCAAAGTTATAGGTCACAATGTATCGGAATTTATAACTGACCCCAGGTTGCTGGAAATGATAGACCAGGCCATTAACCAGCCGGAAGGTACATTTGCAGAAATTACCGATGAGATCTCCATGCCGTTTTCAACAGGAAAAGATGATATCATTATTGGTGCCAGATGTATTCCGTTCCGGGACCGCCTTAATCGGAATCTGGGCTCTGTTACACTTCTCCACGATATCACGGCGTTAAAAAAGGTGAATCAGCTAAAATCCAATTTTGTTTCCATGGTGGCCCATGAAATCAAAAGCCCTCTCAATTCAATTTTAATGCAGTTAAAGGTGATTCTGGACGGGCTGGCAGGAGATTTGACTGACAAGCAAAAAGAGATACTGCAACGAAGTTCGGAACGAATCAAATCATTAACAAAACTTTCGTCAGAACTTCTGGATCTTTCCAAGATTGAATCAGGGCTGATCAACCAGGAAAGAGAGGAACTGGACCTGGTTGAATTGATAAAGGATCAGGTTGCGGGCTATCAGGATACTGTAGATGCCGAATCCACACAATTGACAGTGAAAGAAACCAAAAACCAAATTCATATGCTGGGAAACCGGACCAATATCGAAGAGGTGGTTTCCAATCTCATATCCAATGCGATCCGGTATAGTCCCAATGGCGGAAAAATTACGGTATGGGCGGATGAGAACAGTGACGGTGTGGTAATCAAGGTATCAGATACCGGCCTTGGGATACCGGAACAGGATCTGGGGAATATTTTTGACCGTTTTTTTCGTGTAAAGAATAAAGAAACAAGGTATATAAACGGAACAGGCCTGGGGCTTGCCATTGTAAAAAGCATTGTTGAAGCTCACCACGGCACCATTGAAGTACAAAGCCGGAAGGGTGAAGGCACTTGCTTTTCTGTTTATTTTCCAAAACCTGAATATAAAATTTGA
- a CDS encoding PAS domain-containing sensor histidine kinase codes for MKKDPEMSADEMYWRIRVFDSLSYPSVIISPDKTLLGANKKFYETFNLSFEEIFGKKCFNTFLYKDTPCNSDQCTISKVIKDKKSHSFVLRHQYRWEERVFSPIFDENGDVAYVTANMRDITQTKSLENQLHGAKEFISRVIYSSASAIVAADRKGNINLMNSVAKELFGDYNGEEGKIKHTEQLYPPGKAKEIMRMLRDEKIGGKGKLLIPRTTIVNSHGEEIKVEMSAAIIYDEKGNESATMAIYNDLKDKIKVEKELKMAQKQLSQSEKMASLGQLAAGVAHEINNPLTGVLFYASLLLERGDLDDSMREDLGYILEDANRCKSIVKSLLVYSRRAGSQKNIVHLNDIVNQSLTLIRDQKKFRNIIIKKDLSDEMLLIHADTNKLNQVLINLVINAADSMDGLGIITLTSYKEKAVKKVFLEIKDTGEGIPHENLSKIFDPFFTTKEVGKSTGLGLSIVYGIIEEHGGKISVKKTGSKGTIFIIEFPMCVPSETKGPSLCNPQTD; via the coding sequence ATGAAAAAAGATCCGGAAATGTCAGCAGATGAAATGTATTGGCGGATCAGGGTATTTGATTCCCTGTCATATCCCAGCGTTATTATTTCACCTGATAAAACTCTGCTGGGTGCCAATAAAAAGTTTTATGAAACTTTTAATCTGTCTTTTGAGGAAATTTTTGGTAAAAAGTGTTTTAATACTTTTTTATACAAGGATACGCCCTGCAACTCTGACCAATGCACCATCTCCAAGGTTATAAAAGACAAAAAGAGTCACAGTTTTGTTTTAAGGCATCAGTACAGATGGGAAGAAAGAGTGTTTTCACCTATTTTTGATGAAAATGGAGATGTGGCATATGTGACGGCCAACATGCGGGACATTACCCAGACAAAATCCCTTGAAAATCAGCTGCATGGGGCAAAAGAGTTTATCAGCAGGGTGATTTATTCGTCTGCAAGCGCAATTGTTGCCGCAGACCGTAAGGGTAATATCAATTTGATGAATTCTGTGGCAAAAGAGTTGTTTGGTGACTATAACGGTGAGGAAGGCAAGATCAAGCATACCGAACAATTATATCCTCCGGGCAAAGCCAAAGAGATCATGAGAATGCTCAGGGATGAAAAAATCGGAGGAAAAGGAAAACTTCTGATTCCGCGGACAACCATTGTTAATTCCCATGGCGAAGAAATTAAAGTCGAGATGTCAGCCGCGATTATTTATGACGAAAAAGGCAATGAATCAGCCACAATGGCTATTTATAATGATTTAAAAGATAAGATCAAGGTTGAAAAAGAATTAAAAATGGCCCAGAAGCAGTTGTCTCAATCTGAAAAAATGGCATCTTTGGGTCAATTGGCTGCAGGTGTTGCTCATGAAATCAATAATCCGTTGACCGGTGTGTTGTTTTATGCAAGCCTTTTATTGGAGCGGGGAGATCTTGATGATAGTATGCGTGAAGATCTGGGGTATATTCTTGAAGATGCCAACAGGTGCAAGTCCATCGTTAAAAGCCTTCTGGTTTATAGTCGACGTGCTGGATCTCAAAAAAATATTGTTCACCTCAATGATATTGTCAACCAGAGCCTGACATTGATCCGGGATCAGAAAAAGTTCAGAAATATCATCATTAAAAAAGATCTGTCAGATGAAATGCTGCTCATTCATGCAGATACAAATAAGCTGAACCAGGTGTTGATTAATCTTGTGATCAATGCGGCTGATTCCATGGACGGACTTGGTATCATCACGTTGACATCTTATAAGGAGAAAGCAGTTAAAAAGGTTTTCCTGGAAATTAAAGATACAGGAGAAGGGATACCCCATGAAAATTTATCAAAAATTTTTGACCCCTTTTTTACGACAAAAGAAGTGGGAAAAAGTACGGGGCTTGGTTTGAGTATTGTTTACGGCATCATTGAGGAGCATGGGGGGAAAATTTCTGTTAAAAAAACAGGCTCAAAAGGCACAATATTTATCATTGAATTTCCCATGTGCGTACCTTCGGAAACCAAAGGTCCGTCTTTGTGTAATCCCCAAACCGATTAA
- a CDS encoding response regulator — MSEKQFVLVVDDDPDLVEAVSMKLEALEYRVAKAYDGEEAMEKINEEKPDLVILDVMMPRKNGWEVCEEIKNNPDLKKISVVLLTAVADSVKTTSYTHHDGKTTLADDYVPKPIDLDKLMEIVKEHCES, encoded by the coding sequence ATGAGTGAAAAACAATTTGTTTTAGTCGTAGACGATGATCCCGATTTGGTGGAAGCGGTTTCTATGAAATTAGAAGCTCTGGAATACAGGGTGGCCAAGGCTTATGACGGTGAAGAAGCTATGGAAAAAATAAATGAAGAGAAACCTGATCTTGTCATCCTTGATGTAATGATGCCCAGAAAGAACGGATGGGAAGTCTGTGAAGAGATTAAAAACAATCCTGATCTGAAAAAAATTTCTGTTGTTCTCTTAACTGCTGTCGCTGATTCCGTTAAAACAACCAGTTATACACATCATGATGGCAAAACAACTTTAGCCGATGATTATGTTCCAAAACCAATTGATTTGGATAAGTTAATGGAAATCGTAAAGGAACATTGCGAGTCGTGA
- a CDS encoding methylenetetrahydrofolate reductase — translation MKTESKLEKVLASGNLAVTSEVGPPRGAIPEIVREKANLIKDHVDAVNVTDNQTAMVRMSSWAAGVIIKQMGLDPILQMVTRDRNRLAMQSDIIGAYSLGINTMMCLSGDHAKFGDHPMANGVFDLDSVQLVQTVKKMRDEGKFQGGADIKTPPKMFIGAAANPFADPFELRVMRLDKKVRAGADFIQTQCIFNLDKFEKYMEMMCDRGLDEQVHLLAGITPMKSAGMAKYMKNKVPGMDVPDEVIKRMEGVSKEEQPEEGIRIAVESIQRLKEVKGVHGFHIMAIEWEEKVPQIVEKAGLFPRPVL, via the coding sequence ATGAAGACTGAAAGCAAACTGGAAAAAGTATTGGCATCTGGAAACCTTGCAGTGACATCTGAGGTCGGTCCTCCCAGGGGCGCAATTCCTGAAATAGTAAGAGAAAAGGCAAATCTTATAAAAGATCATGTTGATGCCGTCAATGTAACAGACAACCAGACCGCCATGGTGCGAATGTCCAGTTGGGCGGCAGGCGTTATTATCAAGCAGATGGGACTGGACCCCATTTTGCAGATGGTCACAAGAGACAGAAATCGTCTGGCCATGCAAAGCGATATTATAGGGGCTTATTCTCTTGGAATTAACACCATGATGTGCCTGTCCGGCGATCATGCGAAATTCGGTGATCATCCCATGGCAAATGGCGTATTTGATCTGGATTCGGTTCAATTGGTTCAAACGGTTAAAAAAATGAGGGATGAAGGCAAATTCCAGGGTGGAGCAGATATTAAAACTCCTCCGAAAATGTTTATTGGAGCTGCTGCCAATCCATTTGCCGATCCCTTTGAACTCAGGGTTATGAGGCTGGACAAAAAAGTAAGGGCAGGTGCTGATTTTATCCAGACCCAGTGTATTTTTAATCTGGATAAGTTTGAAAAATATATGGAAATGATGTGTGACAGGGGACTGGATGAACAGGTGCATCTTTTGGCCGGGATCACACCCATGAAATCAGCCGGTATGGCCAAATATATGAAAAACAAAGTGCCGGGCATGGATGTGCCTGATGAGGTTATCAAGCGAATGGAAGGTGTCTCCAAGGAAGAGCAGCCCGAAGAAGGCATAAGAATAGCCGTAGAATCCATTCAAAGATTAAAAGAAGTCAAAGGCGTACACGGATTTCATATTATGGCTATTGAATGGGAAGAAAAGGTTCCCCAAATTGTAGAAAAAGCAGGATTATTCCCTCGACCTGTGCTATAG
- a CDS encoding methylenetetrahydrofolate reductase C-terminal domain-containing protein: MITAEQKPLKEIIEYISPYDRILLVGCNECVTVCAAGGRKEVGLLASALHLNCLKQGKTIDIKEITLERQCDPEYVEELVSEIDRADAVLSMACGCGVQTIAERYKDKPVFPAVNTKFMGASESQGIWAERCQGCGDCLLGITGGICPVSRCSKHLLNGPCGGTSNSMCEISPDVDCAWCLIWERLKALGMEKRYEEIMEAKDWRPAGGGGPRKIIREDLSL; encoded by the coding sequence ATGATAACAGCAGAGCAAAAACCATTAAAAGAAATTATAGAATATATTTCACCCTATGACCGGATTCTTCTGGTTGGTTGTAATGAATGTGTGACTGTCTGTGCAGCCGGTGGAAGAAAAGAAGTCGGTCTTTTAGCATCAGCCCTTCACCTGAATTGTTTAAAGCAGGGCAAGACGATTGATATCAAGGAAATAACACTGGAAAGACAATGTGATCCTGAATATGTCGAAGAACTTGTATCTGAAATTGACAGAGCCGATGCTGTTTTGTCCATGGCCTGCGGGTGTGGCGTGCAGACCATTGCCGAACGGTATAAGGATAAACCCGTGTTTCCTGCGGTAAATACAAAATTTATGGGCGCATCCGAATCCCAGGGAATCTGGGCGGAAAGGTGCCAGGGATGCGGTGATTGTCTGCTGGGCATCACAGGTGGCATCTGTCCTGTTTCAAGATGTTCCAAACATCTGCTCAACGGTCCATGCGGCGGAACCTCCAACAGCATGTGTGAAATTTCTCCCGATGTTGACTGTGCCTGGTGTTTGATCTGGGAAAGATTAAAGGCACTTGGAATGGAAAAACGGTATGAAGAAATTATGGAAGCTAAAGATTGGAGACCTGCAGGCGGCGGCGGACCCAGAAAAATAATCAGAGAGGATTTGTCATTATGA
- a CDS encoding hydrogenase iron-sulfur subunit, with product MENFEPEIVAFCCHYCAYTAADMAGSKRISYPPNVKIIRVPCTGKVDAIHIMKALEKGADGVYVAGCLEGDCHFKNGNTRAGYRVAHVQKILEELGWEKERVEMIRMSAGMGELFARTASEFTEKIKQLGPSPVKYINTDNHQKAAI from the coding sequence ATGGAAAACTTTGAACCGGAAATTGTCGCATTTTGTTGTCATTATTGCGCCTATACTGCTGCTGATATGGCAGGCAGCAAAAGGATATCCTATCCGCCAAACGTAAAAATCATCCGTGTGCCATGCACGGGAAAAGTGGATGCCATCCATATCATGAAAGCCCTTGAAAAAGGAGCGGACGGTGTTTATGTTGCCGGATGCCTTGAAGGGGACTGCCATTTTAAAAATGGAAATACCCGTGCAGGATACAGGGTCGCACATGTACAAAAAATCCTGGAAGAACTTGGCTGGGAAAAAGAACGGGTGGAAATGATCAGGATGTCGGCTGGAATGGGTGAACTTTTTGCCCGTACCGCAAGCGAATTTACTGAAAAAATAAAACAACTGGGACCCAGTCCCGTTAAATATATCAACACAGATAACCATCAGAAGGCAGCTATTTGA